In the Brevundimonas sp. LM2 genome, CTGCTGTTTCTGATTCAGACCCAGCCCGCCGCGCTGCCGGACGAAGAGACGGTTAGGCGAGCGGCGGCGGCGGCGGCAATCGCGGGGGCCTTGGGTCCGCAGCGGAGCCAGGAAGACTTCGAACGCGACCAGTTGAGCCGCGCGGGCCTGCCGTCCTTATCCGACGCTGCGGAAGCAGGGCGCGACGTCTGGCAGGTGTCCCTGAACGATCCCTATTTCATGTTCGCGGTTCCTGCGATCCAGATCGAGCGAACGGGTCAGGCCGCCGAGCTGACGATCCTGCGGCGCGACGGCCTCGTGCTGACGCGCGCGCTGACCGAGGAGGACATGAGGATGCTGGAGGGGACGGACCCCTTTCAACCTTACCCCCGCGCGGCGGCGGGCCCCGTGACCGACGGCCCGCCGCCGATCAGGCATACCTGGATCGCGCGGATTGGACAGGCCTCGGCCGGGCATAGCCGAACGACGTCCGCCAGCGACGAGCCGCGCTGGACCTTCGTCGTCAAGGCGGTGCGACTGGCCTTACGATCGCGGCCCGAATGCGATCAGGCAGAGGGCCAGGACCCGTCCTTCGCCTTCCATCGCTGTTTCGGAACCAAACCTTCCTGAGGACGCTCGACCGTTACAAAGTAACAGGCTATAGCGCCTTCAATGTCGCCGTCCGCTTTCGATCAGCCGGTCCTGTTGTCGCTTCTCGGCGGCGGGTTCGCGGCCGCCTTTCTGCACGCGGCCCTGCCGACGCACTGGCTGCCGTTCGTCCTGGTCGGGCGGGCGCAGCGGTGGAGCCTGACGCGCAGCCTGCTTGCAGTCATGGCGGCGGGCCTGGCCCATATCGCCAGCACGGCGGTGGTCGGCAGTCTGATCATCGCCGCCGGCCTGGCCCTGGACGAGATCGTCGCCGGACTGCTGCCGCATCTGTCGGCGGTGTTGCTGTTCGGTTTCGGGGGCTTCTATCTGATCAAAGCGTTCGTGCGCCGCCCGGTCCCGGCGGGTGGCCCCCACCTGGAGCTGGCCGAGCCCACCGTCTCGCACTCGGCCGCCTTCTGGGGTCTGGTGGCCGTCATGGCCCTGTCGCCGGGCGAAGTGCTGCTGCCGATCTACATGTCCTCGGCGCAGCAGGGTCCGGCGGTGATGGCCCTGCTCACTCTGATGTTCGCGCTGGGCACCGTCCTCGGCATGGCCACCTTCACCACCCTGGCCCGCGCCGGGGCCTCGGTGCTGAAGCTGGAGCGCTGGGCGCGGTACGAGGGGGCGATCCTGGGTCTGGCCCTGATCGGGCTGGGGCTGCTGATCGTGACGCATCAGCACTGAGGGGCTGGCGGGTGGCTGGTGGCTGGTGGCTGAAGAACATCGGGCGTTGCTGAAGACGCGACGGTTTCTTTCGCGACAGGCCGACCTCCTAACGCAGCCTCACCAACCACCAGCCACTAGCCACCAGCCACCCGTCAGCCTACCCATCCCTCATGGCCCACAACCACGACCACGCGCACCACGATCACGACCATGACCACCAGCACGGCCATTCGCACGGCCATGGCGGGCATGGGCACGCCCATGGTCCGGTCGATACCGGCGACTGGCGCTATGGCGTCGGCCTGGTGGTCAACCTGGCCTTCGTGGCCTGTGAATTCGGGGCCGGGCTGTACAGCGGCTCGACCGCCCTGCTGGCCGACGCGGGCCACAATCTTTCGGACGTGCTGGGCCTGGCCATGGCGGGCGGGGCGGCGGTGCTGGCGCGACGCGCGGCGGGCAGCCAGCTGACCTACGGCTTCGGCAAGGCGACCATCCTGGCGGCCCTGGCCAATGCCCTGCTGCTGATCTTCGCCTGCGGGGCCATCGCCTTCGAGGCGGTGCAGCGGCTGGGCGATCCGGCCCCGGTCCAGTCCGGCGTCGTCATGATCGTCGCCGGCATCGGCTTCGTCATCAACCTGGGCACGGCCCTGCTGTTCATGCGCGACCAGCATGCGGACCTGAACGCCCGGGGGGCCTATCTGCACATGATGGCCGACGCCGCCGTGTCCATCGGGGTGGTGATCGCGGGCGGGGTGATCCTGCTGAGCGGCTGGTCGATCCTCGACCCGCTGGTGTCGATCGTCATCGTGGCCGTGATCCTGTGGGGGACCTGGGGCCTGCTGAGGGATTCGGTCGGCCTGGCCATGGACGCGGCCCCGGCCTCGGTCGACGTGGCCGCCGTGCGGTCCGCCCTGGCCGGACTGCCGGGCGTCCAGGCGGTTCACGACCTGCACGTCTGGGGCTTGTCGACGACGCAGACGGCCCTCACCGCCCACATCGTCCACGACCGGGGCGACCCCCGCGCCCTGCTGCTGGAGGCTCAGACCCTGGCCCGCACGCGGTTCAGGATCGGCCACACCACCCTGCAGCTGGAAACCGACGTCATGCCGGACTGCCCCGACTGCTGACGCCGATCCGCATCTAGAGCCTTCATCGTTCGACTTGACCCACCGTCCCCGTTCGGTCCCGGCGATGGCGGGTTCATCACAGAGGACACAAAGGAGGTCACAAAGGACACGACGGGTCCGGTGCGCTTGCTAGAACCAGGCTCGTCGTCGCCGTGGATCAATGCGGCTTACGCCGCGACCAGAATCGGCTCCAGAAAGCATCGCCCTCAACGCGGCTCTGCTCCTTCGTGTCCTTCGTGGACTTCTTTGTGCCCTTTGTGATGAACCTTCTTCGCGCTGCGTATCGCCTAAAAGATCGACAGCGGCGTCAACTCAGCTGACGATCAGACTAGTCGATGCAGAGGGTCGGGGTGGCCTTGCCGTCCTCGATCGGGGTCTGGCAGCCGAAGCGGTCGCTGTCCGCCTGGCAGACGCCGGCCACCGAGGCATTGGCCGCCAGGGCCGAGGCGTCGCCCTCATAGCGGCAGTCGCCGGCGCACTGGTCGCCGTCGGTGCAGCGCTTGCCGGCATCGGCGTAGCGGACCACGCACTGCAGCGTCTGCATCCGGCCGACCCGCTGCAGCGAGCCGTTCCGGGCGGCGCAGGCGGCCTCGGCGGTCTGGCCCGGCGCGGCGCCGTCGGGGGCCTGGCTGGCCATCGGCGAACAGGCGGAGGCCATCAGGGCGAGAGCGGCGATCAGGAGGCGCATGGGGTGTCCTTTCAACGGCCGACGTCGCCCTTGGCGAATCCGGTCCAGACGTCGTCGTAGTCGAGCTGCATCGTCGGCGCGGTTTGCGCCCATTCCGTGGTGCGGATCGGAAAGCGCGTCTCGAACATGAAGGCCAGGATGTTGTCTAGCTTGTGCGGCTTGAGATCGGCGGAAACCGCTTTGTCATAGGACGCCTGATCGGGCCCGTGGCCGCTCATGCAGTTGTGCAGCGAGGCCCCGCCCGGCGCGAACCCGCCCTCCTTGGCGTCATAGGCTCCGGTGATCAGCCCCATGAACTCGCTCATGACGTTGCGGTGGAACCACGGCGGGCGGAAGGTGTCCTCGGCCACCATCCAGCGCGGCGGGAAGATGACGAAGTCGCAATTGGCCGTGCCCGGCGTGTCCGACGGACTGGTCAGGACGGTGAAGATCGACGGATCCGGGTGGTCGAAACTGACCGTGTTGATCGCGTTGAACCGGGCGGTGTCATAGCGGTATGGCGCGTTGTTGCCGTGCCAGGCGACGACGTCCAGCGGGCTGTGGGCGAATGTCGTGGTCCACAGCCGGCCGGCGAATTTCTGGATGCATTCCGTGGGCCGGTCCACGTCCTCGAACGCCGCCACCGGCGTCTCGAAATCGCGCGGATTGGCCAGGCCGTTGGAGCCGATGGGCCCCAGGTCCGGCAGGCGGAAGGGGCTGCCGTAGTTCTCGCAGACATAGCCGCGCACGGGGCCCTCGACCTCGACCCGGAAGCGGACGCCGCGCGGGATGACGACGATATGGCCGGGGCCGGCGTCGATGCGGCCGAACTCGGTAACGAAGGTCTGATGGCCTTCCTGCGGGACGATCAGCAGCTCGCCGTCGGCGTCGTAGAAGACCCGGTTCACCATCGACCGGTTGGCGGCGTACAGGTGGATGCCCACCCCGGTCTGGGCCTCCGCATCGCCCGTCCCGCCATAGGTCACCAGCCCCTCGACCCAGTCGGTCGGCGCGTCCGGCATCGGCAGGGCGTCCCAGCGCATCCGGTTGGGACTGGGCGGGGCATTGTGGAAGGGGCCGGACCGGATCAGGCCCTGCGGATGCGGCTGATAGGCCGGATGCTGGGCCGAGGGCCGCAGGCGGTACAGCCAGCTGCGCCGGTTCTCGCACCGGGGCGCGGTGAAGGCGGTGCCGCTCAGCTGTTCGGCATACAGCCCCATCGGCGTCTTCTGCGGCGAGTTCCGCCCCACCGGCAGGGCCCCGGGCACCGCCTCGCTGGCGAAATGATTGCCGAAGCCGGTCAGATAGGTCGCGCTGTTCAGCGTCATGCGTGTCTCCCTGGATCGGGACTTAGCCCTTCTCCCCTCGCGGGAGAAGGTGCCCGAAGGGGCGGATGAGAGGTACGAGGATACGGATGAGCTTCCTTGAGCAGACGCTGACCGGCAGCACCGGGAGTCGCCCCTCGTCCGACCTCGCTTCGCTCGGCCACCTTCTCCCTTAAGGGGAGACGGAAGCGATCTACCGCCCCAGATCGTAGGTCCCGGTGATGTCGATGCGGACGGCGAGCTGGCCGGCGGCGACGGGGGTGGAGTCGCTTTCGGCCATGGCCATGCGGGCCCCATATTGCGGCATCGGCTGGGGCGCCTGGTAGCCGCCGCCCTCGCTGAGGCTGCGGACGGGACCCAGGTCGACGCCGAGGGCCTGGGCGTACAGGCGCGCCTTGTCCTGCAGGGCGCGGACGGCCAGGACGCGGGCCTGGTCCTCGGCGGCCTTCGGATCCTTCAGGCCGAAGGCGATGCCGTCGATCTGGTTGACGCCGGCCGAGACCACGGCGTCGGCGGTGGTGCCGACCCGGTCGAGGTCCATGATGCCGACGGTGACGCGGTTGGTCGCCTGGTAGCCACGGAGCTTGGGCGGTTCGTTCTGGACGTAGTCGTACTGGGGCGACAGGTTCAGGCCCGAGGTCTGGATGTCGCGCTCGGCGACACCGGCGCGGCGCAGGGCGGCGAAAACCTGGGTCATGCGGGTGGCGTTGTCGGCCATGGCGGCCTGGGCCGTCGGGGCCTCGGTCACCACGCCGAAACTGATGGTGGCCATGTCGGGCGCGACCTTGACCTCGCCATAGGCGGACAGGTTCAGGGCGGGGGCCGGGGTCATGGCGTGCATCGGCATGGGCGGCGGCGCGGCCTGGGCCAGGGCCGCGGGGGCGGACAGGCCGACGAGGGCGGCCCCCACCATCAGAGCGGGCAGAGAACGGGTCATTGTGGATCCTGACGAGAGCGAGAAGGCGACCCTCACTGTCGACGAGGGCCATGGCCGAACCTTGACCGTTGACGCCTGAACGGCGGGCGAGTTCCGTCGGCAGGAACCGTTCATGTCGATGACATCGCGGACAGGCTTGCGAGCGCGATCGCTCGACGCGCGGCGTCTCGCTGCTTGAGCGCATTGTGGTTAGCGCTAGCGCTCGACGCGCGGCGTCTCGCTGCTTGAGCGCGGACTTTCGCGGGCGCGTGACGCCTGCTAGGCGAGGCGTTCGGCGGGCGCGTAGCTCAATGGTTAGAGCCGACCGCTCATAACGGTCTGGTTGGGGGTTCGAGTCCCTCCGCGCCTACCGGATCACCTTGGACATGGGTTTCGACCGGCGGAAACGACCATCGGTCGGGGTCGGGGATCAGGGGCCGCCATCCATCCCCGCGTCAAAGGAACGACCGCTGGAGGGGGGCCTCGGGCGGCGGCTCGCCCTGTTCGCGCCGCCGGGCGAGCTCGCGGGTCGCGGAGAAGCGAAGGCTTTCGTCGCGATCCGCGGCGAGGCCGGCCAGGGCGGCCTGGTCCACGGCGCTCCAGGCCTTGCCGCGAAAGGGGCCGGAGGGCACCCGGGGCAGGAGACCGGGCTCCAGGCTCCAGGCCACGAGCTGGGCGAAGGGCACGGTGTTCAGCAGATCCCGCAGATGGTGGGCGGTGACGTAGGCGTCGGGCAAAGCGCGGTGCGCGGGCAGACCCAGCTCATGGACCAGGCCGGCGGGTCGGCGCTGGTAGCGCAGCATCTGGTTGGAGAAGCGCGTCAGCTCGGGCCAGGCCCGCAGCGCGCATTTCCAGGTGCAGATCCAGACGGCTCCGCCGGTCAGGCGCGGGGTGCAATAGCGCTGCTCGAACGCGGCGCGATGAGCGGCCAGGGCGAGCGCGCCGCCCTCCGGCCTCAGCACGGTCCCTGCGACGTCCTTCCAGTAGGGTGCATCGGCGACCC is a window encoding:
- the hmgA gene encoding homogentisate 1,2-dioxygenase; protein product: MTLNSATYLTGFGNHFASEAVPGALPVGRNSPQKTPMGLYAEQLSGTAFTAPRCENRRSWLYRLRPSAQHPAYQPHPQGLIRSGPFHNAPPSPNRMRWDALPMPDAPTDWVEGLVTYGGTGDAEAQTGVGIHLYAANRSMVNRVFYDADGELLIVPQEGHQTFVTEFGRIDAGPGHIVVIPRGVRFRVEVEGPVRGYVCENYGSPFRLPDLGPIGSNGLANPRDFETPVAAFEDVDRPTECIQKFAGRLWTTTFAHSPLDVVAWHGNNAPYRYDTARFNAINTVSFDHPDPSIFTVLTSPSDTPGTANCDFVIFPPRWMVAEDTFRPPWFHRNVMSEFMGLITGAYDAKEGGFAPGGASLHNCMSGHGPDQASYDKAVSADLKPHKLDNILAFMFETRFPIRTTEWAQTAPTMQLDYDDVWTGFAKGDVGR
- a CDS encoding DNA polymerase III subunit epsilon encodes the protein MSAPPPSRIRVVDLETAGNGLTDVCEIGWQDVVLGGDGQWALSEDRGALWVNPGHPISPDTMAVHHILDEWVADAPYWKDVAGTVLRPEGGALALAAHRAAFEQRYCTPRLTGGAVWICTWKCALRAWPELTRFSNQMLRYQRRPAGLVHELGLPAHRALPDAYVTAHHLRDLLNTVPFAQLVAWSLEPGLLPRVPSGPFRGKAWSAVDQAALAGLAADRDESLRFSATRELARRREQGEPPPEAPLQRSFL
- a CDS encoding cation diffusion facilitator family transporter → MAHNHDHAHHDHDHDHQHGHSHGHGGHGHAHGPVDTGDWRYGVGLVVNLAFVACEFGAGLYSGSTALLADAGHNLSDVLGLAMAGGAAVLARRAAGSQLTYGFGKATILAALANALLLIFACGAIAFEAVQRLGDPAPVQSGVVMIVAGIGFVINLGTALLFMRDQHADLNARGAYLHMMADAAVSIGVVIAGGVILLSGWSILDPLVSIVIVAVILWGTWGLLRDSVGLAMDAAPASVDVAAVRSALAGLPGVQAVHDLHVWGLSTTQTALTAHIVHDRGDPRALLLEAQTLARTRFRIGHTTLQLETDVMPDCPDC
- a CDS encoding SIMPL domain-containing protein, producing MTRSLPALMVGAALVGLSAPAALAQAAPPPMPMHAMTPAPALNLSAYGEVKVAPDMATISFGVVTEAPTAQAAMADNATRMTQVFAALRRAGVAERDIQTSGLNLSPQYDYVQNEPPKLRGYQATNRVTVGIMDLDRVGTTADAVVSAGVNQIDGIAFGLKDPKAAEDQARVLAVRALQDKARLYAQALGVDLGPVRSLSEGGGYQAPQPMPQYGARMAMAESDSTPVAAGQLAVRIDITGTYDLGR